The following nucleotide sequence is from Acyrthosiphon pisum isolate AL4f chromosome A2, pea_aphid_22Mar2018_4r6ur, whole genome shotgun sequence.
tttaaaaatatattgaattatacatgcataaattatataaaatgattatttttcaaaaactgtttacattttacactttttcattattattatttattctttacttttaaaataatataaaattgcacAATTTATCGCtctagtataaatgtataataacatagaCGATTTTGAGTGTATACTTACCTCGTAATTTAGTAGAACACTGTATTAGATGCGTTGAacttgaattcattgataatacaatatattgcttaaaaaaaacgattctgagaggaaaCTGTTTGTCAGAgtcaatttttaataagaatatttcatataatttatctatattactattagtaatttattttttactagtaATATGGTAGGTCAGactaatttttctattaaagttagatatatgtattatattatattataaattataattattacttttaacttataagtcagTATACAGACTACAGACGTGggtaccgtatattataatgatgtgaataggttcgtggtataaatatcttaaaactacctaataaatagtacgAATTTCGTAAGACTTCAAATGCTTAAAAGAGCTGAaacatttgaaaacaataaaaaaaaacaaaatcgatttattcAAGAACtggttttgagtaaaaattccagtttttcctcaactttatttttattttacttgataattttgaaaaatacagaGGCTTTTTGAAAATGGTCCAAGTATTAACTAAATCTAAATCGTTCCTAGAAACCAACCTTAACGTAGAAAATTGAAACTTTATTACTGCTCCTAACAGACTCCTTgacataaaacataaaactatcattatacctatatattatcatgattaatTCATTCGTCGCTCTCCTTAGAATTTAAAACTCTGTGTATTACAATTTTGTGCGAAttctgaaaaatgtatatacatttagcTTATCAATTAGaacttacaaatatttaatgatattgaaTATTTGTCTACATatcatttaacaataaatttccgataaattatttctatttttaatttaatctattatatagttttgttaTAGCAATAgtcaagttaatttaatttaaattaaatattttaattttgtatgggcattttttattattaactattctCACTCTGATTGGATACCTTTAATAATCGGTTAAGaatcttacatattattttttaatcagaggcgtcatttgggggggggggatgcagggtgtacatttgcaccaactttttttttaaaacgccttctttggcctgccaccaataaatatatactgatatatctaagtgttttatattatatagtattttatattttttcagtattaaaaaaaaaatgtattttactaatgtttaattttcaagaatttttgaTGTAGaggtcctataatattataatttataaaattataacacaaacatcGTGAAAAATGGTacccataaattaaatttctggttttattaagctggctatcttatatattttgattatgcaTGTGTTGGTTTGGACTTAGGTTCGATtagatatttactattttattattaaggtgTTTTATActcataaatttatttaccaagtgtaaataccactgtacactggtaaccacaatatatagtataaaagtacctacatatagttcttcaaaaatagtaacaatattgtaatattttcatactaatataagtgacatattaaataaaaatcttctCCAGTTTTTATCCCCACttgatcccccccccccacaaaaaaagaaatgttttctATGTGGCCTGGTAATAATTTGAATGGCTTGCCAACATTTTGGCACCGACAAAAAATaagttgaaatgacgcccctgcagTTTTTATTGTGACAATATTAACCGtcgaattttaaaaacagtgtatcatgattatttgatattaaattaaatttttatttattcatttttgcaaTCTGAATgagaaataaaattacttgtGTAATTTTGACAAACTAGTAAAATACGgtcaattatattgaaattataaaattaattaattcaaaataatggtttccaaAAAGTATCACTCAGACTCTTGAAACGTAAAACGAATCACGaacaaatttaaagtaaatgCAATAAACtgactttttaattattcttgTGTTTAATGATGATACTAACACGTCAAATATGTCATCAATATTCCAAGCTACTTTAAACtgtgttaaattttatgtttccatttaatttatacacaatttataggtacatatacttttataatatactagctataTTCAAACAACattcattgataaattatatctttaatttttttttatatatttacatagataTTTGCACTCAACAGAGAGTAtctcatgtaggtatatagtactatatacccatattattttttgaatggattcttttagtctttttttttaaaactccaAAATTAAGAGAATTCATTTTTACGTACTATTAGTTGATATAATTGGAATGAATTTCATTTACGAGAGCTCAATTACAACTTTTCAAAACGAAAATCTaatgaaacacaaaaaaaacttaaataatttcatacattttttgggATAGGCGCCTACAGAATAGTTGATAcacatagttaattatttttagttttacaatttataataaaatataagtcctcattgtgttatcatattatttataattgaccATGAAAATAACAGTTTtcgattattatttcaatatcattggaaccgactgtataatattaacatttaacacttttaagtaaaaaaaaatgtatttaatgtgaattaaaagaatttttttttaaatttgtaaaagatgcatttatatacattatacataggtataattacataaataatgtacctataatattaagttatatatattttttaatctttataaatcttaaaaatttattttttcgtattgTGATTTgacattcaattaaaatttaaaaatgaagataaaatattatgagctttattatttttttcatcaacattttataacaattttgacTATTCAATTAATACACCTACTCAATGTTGAATACCTAAACATTTAGAAcatcagatttttttaaaaataaatttggccaataataaaaataagtaaaaactgtaatatttaacaataattatacaggttaacaataattaattaataactaccaTTTTTAAATCAGATATACTTAGGTTATCGaagtataaataacaaataaataatattaaatacataatggatgaatgaataataatggaATTATAGAAATCTAATTTTAAGAGCTGAAATTATTggtccattaaaaaaaaacaattgattataataatatgtacctacattaatggATGTACAAaaagagatatttttttatcataaacataaatggcagtgtataatgtatgtgtGTGATAATTAATTCcttggtacatttttatttataataatatatttttaaaataaagacaaTTTGATTAATTACTTTGTATTAgtgcttatattatatgggtctacctatttaaacattttattttagtaaaaatgtactgTACTctcatgttaaaatatataaagtcattatttttatgataataattataaatgtatattatttatcttttaaattaggttgtttatagtattttaaaattataaaaattaaaccttAACTTACCAATTATAGGGGTACTATGTTCTTAAAATATACACTTTAGATGCctaatatgaaacaaatttgaattcatgaTGTTTGCCGATATCTtagaaataggtatataataatattttatacagttcaaaaatttcaattttcaacctAGAAAGTGAGTGAATaagataagttaatttaaaaaaaaaagttaacaaaattaaattttgtataggtatttatattttgcggtgattaatattaacatattttaagaatGATATCCATTTGACTTCAATCGAACGTAATATCCGACTGCCAGTAAATGTTTGGGTAATCGTAAAATGTATACGGAATAAAACCAACTCTGAACATTAatcataaaataggtaggtcAAAATACGAATATGCGATATTACGGTAATCTATTTTTTCTTCAGCTGTAGGCTTATAGCTGCAATGCATATTGCTGACTGCTGAATTTCTAATACTCTGGCCATCATATAAATACCAGCCAGCCATAACGATGAGGTACCAGTGTCAGTTGAACTACCAACATGAAGTCTACTTTGGTAATTGCATCCGTCCTTTTGGCTGGCGTGGCTCTAGGAGTCAATGCCTACAgaatcaacaacaacaacaacaacaataacaaccaGGATGAAAACCGTGAGTacacgtttttaataaaaaattgttacacataaattatttagataaaaaaatatagatataatattgtgctaaaaaatattatttactgataattattgattttagaaaACCAGTGGTTCCGTTTCCAACAAACCGACTCTAGTGATGAATCGTTTAATGTTGGCGCAATCCTTTTCGATCAGAAAACCGATGATTCCAAAATCTATAACAACAATGACCAATTCACCAAGTACTCCATGAACAACAACGATAACTCTGAGTCAACATTCGCCAGCCGTAAATATCAGAACAGCCAATACGACGAGACCCATTTCGGTTTAAATGAGAACTTAAACCAAAGACAAcgtcaacaacaacaacagcaacaacaacaacaacaacaacaacaacagtatGGAAGCCAAAACCAAGCTACAAGTGGTCAGTCCAACGTACTCGCCAAGAAAATCGCCGATAAAATCGCCGCTATCCAGCAAATCGCCGTCAACGACAACATCGCCGATAACATCAACTACTTGAACGGAGCGTTGGATGTTGCCAGAAATTCCATCAAATTGTCTGACAATAAATTTGTGTCGTTATTCAACTCAACCATGAAGAACATGGACAACGGTAAATTGAAATACTTGTACTTGAGCCCCGAAAAAGACGCTGTGTTCGCCCAGTACCATTTCAACCAGATCGAAACCGTCGGATCGTACAATTCTGACGTTCGCGACGCCCGATCGGGTTACTACACAATAGTCATGAACAACGTGTACAGCAACCTGTCGACCGGATTCTATGACGACAAACACTCCGTGGTCAGGTCAGCGAAATTCCAAAACGCCGACGCTAACGTCAAGACCCAAGACGGTTCTGAAACCCAAGTATTCAACCCAGCTCTGCACAGATTTTTGGGAGTGTTAGCCCACATTGTGTCCAACGAAGTGAAGATGTCCGCTAGAAATAATGCGCTCGTCCAGATCAAAAACGAAATCCTCAAACCAATCGTTTTCCAGAACACAGAAAACAACAAGTTATTCGACTTGATGTGGCAGGAAGGCAACGTCGCCATAGAAATGTCCAATATCGAATTCCAGAACTCACAACTGGCCTCTGCCACTGAACAATTATTGAAGTCGATGACTTTCCAAAGGAAATCGCAAGACTCTTACACAATGGTTTACGACTTCATCCTTAACAACCTGGAATGGACTTCCACTCTGAACGTCATGTCAGCCGGTAAGACAACAAACACCCCTCGCACAAAGTTCGACGTTGAGAAAATCAACATCCGAGTCTACCTTACCAAGTGGATCTTCGATCAACAACAGTCATGTGACAACATCTCCACCAATGTCAATGTACAAGGTCTAAACTACAACTTGGACAACAATCTCCGACCCGAAGTCGTGTCCGCAATCGATAACAATCTAGAACGTTTCATCCAGCACTCTTTGGAATCTAACATTCAAACATCTTTGAAACAAATCGTttgcaacaataattataacaaatattaaatttacttatttaacgATTTCGTAAATGTTACACATTATAGCgtagaatattaaatagtagACAAATAGTATTAGTCTTACACaaattgtatcatatatttttatattatatatatgtttatatgtattttaataaattgagaacatgatatatgatataaatgacttacacatttattaacaatataatctaaaattattaaaactatttacagTAGGGTCGTTTTGTGATTCCGGGAATCAAGCAGGACTAAACATATAGCGGTGtttgtaaacaaataaaataacgttGTTTTGCCTCAAAGGTTATCAAAgcatataattgtttattattcacCTAATTTAACGTACATGCGTATGATTAAAGTTtgcaattgaataataataatcttgtaacaataaatattaggtataatagttaataataaaaatataagcaaatTGAAAGCTGcagtaacattttttaacataaacatattttgagctggatacacgataaaatgtttcTGACCAATTTTTCGTAAGGTTTTCGTTATCATGGTTACTtgttaacaaaaacatatttattattcatacattttcctattgtagaggaaaaatatcgagtagcgtgctatggttttttttttatagatataacaaattaatattgacataatattgtaaataacattatgGTTGCAGAcgttttaaaatgtctttagTGAATTTATCTTTAAAGTTTCAACAACATGTTGGTCGTTATTTCcctttttaattacattttattattttaggtttaaactgttttagaatgaatattataatatttatttagtagagACTTACGTTAAatcttatcaataatttaagttgGCTAGTAGAAACCGTTGAGTACTTTGTTTGTGCTTGTATGTTTTACCGCTGTGATTATTCGGTGTTTGAGTAAATCATTTATTCGGTGATTCTATACACttataaataatgttcttataatGAACACTACAAAACTGCAAAGTACCTAAAAccattatttatgatttaggtAGATATTGTGAGATTGTATTTTCGcacttatagttaaaataaactaatcCATTCATTATTGCATATAGCATATAATGTTTCGTaggtttagttattaaaaaatgcagtTCGAGCCGTATTATTAAAACGTCAATCGAATgccatttttcaatttatataattgcataaaatataattttctggtAAGTCTGAaacgttttaaaacaaattactaatggttataatatgtataactgttaattgttacatattatgaattatgatatgtacccaaatatttataataattgttaattattttaatttatcgtttGTTGTGActgacaaataaatataaaaaaggaaGGCAACTTACTGTATACCGCTTTTCTGTACATCAGGACGTGTCGTGTGGGTTTTTGTAATGGGTgtgttacatttgaattttatgaaataaaataatattctattcaatTCTGATCGAAAacagtctgtcagcctatatagatagtaatatatattatattacatcagTATATTTAAGATACTATTGCCATTGgagtaattaattttaccattAGTAAAACAGTAgactgaattaattttttccgaaAACATTTTCGTATcttcgtaaaaatttgaaattctaatatcaattaaaacaagtgtgtttatataattttagattctgagaaaatatcgtattgattttacaatgatgtgtgtgttttttcatCAACGTTTAGGGCAgtaaactgcttcgattttcttcgatagtatcttgttcgatgggaaagtgaatctagttggtgcattagggaggccaatttaaaattccaagtaTTTTTCATAAGCTAcgggaaaaacaaacaaaaaattaaggaaaaacaggaatttttgacgaaatcgattttggtttttggcgtaactcttaaacaaataacTGAAGATACATGAAATTGTCACCAAACATTTACATTAGCGTTTGATATACaccataaatattttgacttgttttaagctgttcactgacattttcagtttcccatgtttttaggtttttattttatgaatgtcaataaaattccATTTGTTGGGTAAacaagcttgaacatttaataaaaggctcctagtatattgttacaatgacatttgaaaaatattaaaaatccagtcatcattttttttataagcatttaaagtccaaattatgcaaaaatcacgaaaatgcgcacattttttttttggcatctttgaaattataatttattgaaaatgtaatctgtaaataatgtttacaataaGCATATGTGAATTTAGTaccataaatacaaatatataa
It contains:
- the LOC100574264 gene encoding myb-like protein P, with product MKSTLVIASVLLAGVALGVNAYRINNNNNNNNNQDENQNQWFRFQQTDSSDESFNVGAILFDQKTDDSKIYNNNDQFTKYSMNNNDNSESTFASRKYQNSQYDETHFGLNENLNQRQRQQQQQQQQQQQQQQQYGSQNQATSGQSNVLAKKIADKIAAIQQIAVNDNIADNINYLNGALDVARNSIKLSDNKFVSLFNSTMKNMDNGKLKYLYLSPEKDAVFAQYHFNQIETVGSYNSDVRDARSGYYTIVMNNVYSNLSTGFYDDKHSVVRSAKFQNADANVKTQDGSETQVFNPALHRFLGVLAHIVSNEVKMSARNNALVQIKNEILKPIVFQNTENNKLFDLMWQEGNVAIEMSNIEFQNSQLASATEQLLKSMTFQRKSQDSYTMVYDFILNNLEWTSTLNVMSAGKTTNTPRTKFDVEKINIRVYLTKWIFDQQQSCDNISTNVNVQGLNYNLDNNLRPEVVSAIDNNLERFIQHSLESNIQTSLKQIVCNNNYNKY